AGCGGTCGCCGGAACCTTGATCGCGACGGCAGCGGAAGCGTTGGAGGAATGCACGGCCCGCATGACGTTGGTGGAAGCCACAGGCATTCCGTCCGCAATGGGGGAGATCCTGATTCTGCGTGTTGCGGAAGCGGGAAACGTGTTGTTGGCGGGCGTACGGCAAGTGGCACACGCGAAAGAATTGAATGGCCGGTTTGAAAAATGGGGGGCGCAGCTCCACATCATTGATGGCGCATTTGACCGGATGGCTTGTGCCTCCCCCGATCTGTCGGACGGAATTGTGCTGGCGACGGGAGCCAGTGTGGGCCGCACGGTGGAGAGTGTTGTACGGGAAACAAAGGCGGCGTTGGCCCGTTTGCGGATGCCAGCGGTGACGCAGGACTGGCAGCGGCAGTTGGCCGCGTTGGCAAGAACCTCAGGTTGCATCTGGGCAGGGGGGCCGTCTGTCACGCCAAGAATGCTTCCGGACATAAACCTGTTATTGCATCCGCCGGATTCTCATCCGGATTGGCCGCAGGAAGCGATGGCACTGGCACTGCCGGGAGTTGTGACAGACGGGGTGCTGGAGATGGCAACCGGAGTTGTAACCACCCTTATAGTAAAAGACGGAACGCGCATGATGGCCTCACCGCTCCAATGGAAACGGTTTGAGCACCAGGGAGGCCGCATACTGGCGGAAGTTCCGATTCGCATCGCAGCCGTGACAGTGAATTCCGTTTCGCTTTCCGGCTACCGCTTGCCGCAGCAGGAATTGCTGGCAAGCATCCGGGCCCTTGCGAAGGATCTTCCCGTGGTGGATTGTAAGGAGGGTGCGCATGAACAAACTGAATCTTGACCCCGAACAGGTGGGCCGGGCACGCTCGTTGGCTGCCAGGATTGCCGGATGCGTGACCGATTTTATCGGAACCAAGACAACGGTGGCCGTGGAACGGACGGTACTCCGCCTGTTCGGATTGGACGGTGTGGATGAGGACGGGATACCGCTGCCAAATATTGTGGTGGATCGTGTAAAAGAACACAGCCGATTGGCGGAAGGCGTGACGAAGCCGTTTGTCAATGCAATGCTGCAGACAGGACGGACGGTTCAGGAAACAGGTGAAGCGGTGGCAAAAGGGGATTTGCGGCTGTTTGATCTCCCTTGGCTGCCGGAACAGAACATTCGGGAAAAAGGGGCCGAACTTGCCCGTGCCGCCTTGGAGCGGATCCGGCGCAACCGGGAACGCAGGAATGAGCTGATCGGGAAATACGGCGAACGTCCCCAGCCCTTTCTTTATGTGATTGTGGCAACCGGCAACATCTATGAAGATGTGGTCCAGGCAAGGGCGGCTGCCCGCCAGGGGGCGGACATCATTGCCGTCATCCGCTCCACCGGACAGTCCCTGCTCGACTATGTCCCTTATGGTCCCACCACGGAAGGGTTTGGGGGGACGTTTGCCACCCAGGCCAATTTTCAAATTATGCGGCAGGCTTTGGATGACATTGGAGAAGAGCTGGGGCGATACATCCGGCTGTGCAATTATTGTTCCGGGCTTTGCATGCCGGAGATTGCGGCGATGGGGGCTTTGGAGAGGCTGGATGTGATGCTGAACGATGCGCTTTACGGGATTTTGTTCCGTGACATCAATATGCAGCGCACCCTTGTAGACCAGAATTTCTCAAGGATGATCAATGCCTATGCGGGTGTGATCATCAATACCGGCGAGGACAATTATCTGACCACTGCCGATGCGGTACAGGCGGCACATACGGTGTTGGCTTCCCAGTTGATCAACGAACAACTGGCGCTCCGCTCGGGGCTGAAAGAAGAGCAGATGGGGTTGGGGCATGCGTTTGAGATGAATCCGGAGCTGGAGGACGGCTTCTTGCTGGAACTGGCGCAAGCACAGCTGGCGCGGGAGGTCTTTCCGAAGGCGCCGCTCAAGTACATGCCTCCCACCAAACACATGACGGGAAACATTTTTCGCGGGCATGTACAGGATGCCTTGTTTAACATGGTGGGAATCATGACCGGGCAGGGAATTCAATTGTTGGGGATGATGAGTGAGGCCATTCATACGCCGCTGATTCATGAGCGTCATCTGGCTATTGAAGCGGCCAGGTACATCTTCCGGAATGCGCGTCATTTGCATGACGAAATTGAATTCAAACCGGACGGGATCATCGCCCGCCGCGCCCGGCAAGTGTTGGCGGACGCTACCGGATTGCTGCGGGAGATCGAATCGATCGGTCTGTTTGAGTCGTTGGAGCAAGGGAAGTTTGCCGATGTTAAGCGAACCGTAGCGGGTGGGAAAGGGCTGACGGGAGTCGTGGACCGGTCTGAACGATACTACAATCCGGTGGAGCAGTTGCTGCGGGAAGAATTGGGACTCGGCAGGGGGGCATCCGTATGAAGGTGGATCTTGCGCGAATCCGTCCCTATGGGGATACGTTGGACGACGGCATGGTACAATTGAGTTTCTCTTTGCCTCTTCCTTACGGGGATGTGGCAAAAGAAGCCGCGCGGCAGCTTTTGTTCAAAATGGGATTTGACGAACCGCAGGTGGTTCATGCACAGGATATCGGGGAAGGGTTTACGTTTTTCGTCCTGTTTGGCAAGTGCAGACATACAATTGACTCGACAACCGTAGAAGTCGTAAAGACAAGTGCCAAACGGATGAATTTCAAGGAAATCAACGAATTCATCAAGACTCGGATTGGCAGGAAGATTGTTGTTATTGGCGCCTGCACCGGTACGGACGCTCATACCGTGGGAATCGACGCGATCATGAACATGAAAGGATATGCGGGAGAATATGGTCTCGAGCGGTACCCGATGATTGACGCCTTCAATCTGGGGGCGCAGGTGGACAACGAAGTTTTGCTGGCAAAAGCAATGGAACTGAAAGCAGACGCGATTCTTGTATCTCAAGTGGTCACACAGAAAGATGTGCATCTGCCAAATCTGACCCGGCTTGTGGATTTGCTGGAAGCGGAAGGGCTGCGCTCCCGGATTGTACTGGTCTGCGGGGGACCGCGAATCTCTCATCAACTGGCCCTGGAGTTGGGCTATGATGCCGGGTTCGGACCGGGGACCCTGGCTCCGGATGTCGCTTCTTTCATCGTTCAGGAACTGGTGGAAAGATTGCGAAAAACTTCGTAAAATGGACTAAAGAGAGGAATGGAGCACTACAAGGGTCATAATCCTGAACGGTCATTCATTTTTCATTTCGCAAATCTCCTGGTAATGCGGTATATGTATTACTAGGAGATTCTATTTTTCTGCAGGGAATCAACCAACCGTTTGATACGAAAATGGTCGCTTTCACAAGCGTTCATGCAGAGAAAAACCGGGAAAGGGGTTGGAAGGTGTGGAAATGGTGCGTATTCTCTTGTTCCTGGCGGTAGCCGCAGGTTCCGTATATCTGTTCTGGACCGCATTGTATCGCAAATATCAATATCTCATGCTGGGGCAGGCGGAGTCGCGTCCTGAAGGCCAGGATGAACGGATTCGCTCCGTATTCCGCGACGTGCTTGGACAGGCAAAGGTGCTTGCAGAACCGGCAGGTCTCGGACACTTCTTTATCTTTTGGGGATTTATCGTTCTCTCTTTCGGTACGCTCGAGTTTGTGGCGCATCACATTTTTGGCGGCCACCTGCCGCTCATCGGCACGACGAACTGGTTCGTGTTCAGTCATGAACTGTTCTCCATGCTGGTGCTGGTTGCGATTCTGATTGCGGCCGGGCGCCGTTTCTTCATCCGTCCGATGCGTCTGGATCAAACCGCTGAAGCTTACGTCATTCTCGGCCTGATCGGCGGTCTTGTGATTACCGACCTGATTGTAATGGGTCTTGAAGTGGCGCTGACCGGCAAAGATCCCGGTTGGGTATCGCCCGTTGCGTCGTTCCTTGGCGGTCTGTTTGCCGGCGGCAACGAGACCGTTCTGAAAGTGTTCGAAGAGATTTTTGTTTGGGCACACCTGGCGATTCTGTTCGGATTCCTGATTTTCATCCCGCGTTCAAAGCATCTGCACATGATTGCCGCAGGCATCAATACTTATTTCCGCCGTCTGACGCCCAATGGCCGACTGCGCAAGCTGGACCTGTCCGACGAGTCGGTGGAAGAGTTCGGTGTTGGCCGGATTGACCAGTTTACCTGGAAACAGCTGCTTGACGGCTATGCCTGCACCGAGTGCGGACGTTGTCACGTTAACTGTCCGGCAACTCTGTCCGGAAAACCGTTGTCACCCAAGTATCTGATTCTTAAGATGCGTGACCATCTCACAGAAGTGGGCGACAGATTCCTGGCACAGAAAATGGCAGCATCGACAGGCACCGGCGTGAACGTGGAACTGGCAGCCGCATCGACTGCGGAGGCGGAAGAACTGCCAATGCTGATGGGCAATGTGTACAGTGAAGATGAAATCTGGGCCTGCACCACCTGCCGCGCTTGTGAAGAAATGTGTCCCGTATACAACGAACATGTGGACAAGATCATGGACCTTCGCCGTTGGATGGTATTGACCGAAGGGAAAGCAAACGCAGAAATCAACCGTGCATTCCAGAACCTCGAGCGTCAGTCCAACGAATGGGGACAAAACCGCAATACCCGCGCCGATTGGGCGAAAGACCTCAATGTGCGCACCATGGCGGAAGTCGACGGCGAGGTGGAGTATCTGTATTACGTGGGATCTGCTTGTTCTTTTGACCCGCGGAACCAAAAGATTGCAAGATCTTTTGTTAATCTGTTGAATAAGGCGGGCGTTGATTTTGCAATCCTCGGCAAGGAAGAAGAAAGTGACGGGGATTCGGCCCGACGTCTGGGGAATGAGTTTCTGTTCCAGGCATTGGCGGAAGCCAACGTGGAAATCTTTAAGGCTTACAATGTGAAGAAGATAGTTACCACCGACCCTCATGCATACAACACCTTCAAAAACGAATATCCTGATTTCGGGCTTGAAGGAGTGGAAGTCATCCACGGTACCGAACTGCTTGCCAAGCTGATTGATGAAGGCAAGCTCAAGCCGAGCAAAGAAGTGAACGAAATCATCACTTACCATGATTCCTGTTACCTGGGACGCTACAACGAAATCTACACGGCTCCGCGGTATATCCTTGACCAGATTCCGGGTGTGCGAGTGGTTGAGATGGAACGCAACAGGGAACGCGGCATGTGCTGCGGTGCCGGCGGAGGTTCTTTCTGGAAGGAAGAACTGAAGGGAACAGACCGGATCAACGTGATGCGAACCGAGCAGGCAATGGAAACCGGTTGTACGATGATTGGAACCGCATGTCCTTTCTGCATGACCATGATGATCGACGGAACCAAGGCCAAAGGAGTGGAAGACAATATAGCAACCTACGACGTGGTCGAACTGCTCGACATGGCCACTGCGTAAGAACTGCTTGACGCGACAAACTTATTTTACAAGCCGGCACAATGTATCCTCTTGTGCCGGCCTCATCTGTCTTTTTGCAGCTTCCGCGTTGCAAGAAGGTTGGGGTATGACTTAAATTTTTTCCTCTGGGGGAGGGGAATCACTTGCGGAAAACAGTGATAGTCAGCACCGCCAGAACGCCCTTTGGCAGATTCGGCGGAGCGTTGTCTGCGCTTCCCGCCGTGGATCTGGGGGCAGTCGCAATTCGCGGTGCGATGGAGCGGGCGAATGTCACCGCTGAACAGGTGGAGGAAGTTCTAATGGGAATGGTGCTGCAAGGCGGTGCCGGGCAGATCCCGTCCCGACAAGCGGCGATCAAGGCGGGACTTCCCTGGACCACTCCAACCGAGACCATCAACAAAGTTTGTGCCTCCGGAATGAGGGCGGTCACATTGGGCGACCAGATCATCCGGACAGGAGACGCCGACTTGGTGGTAGCAGGGGGAATGGAGTCGATGTCCAACTCGCCCTTCGCCCTTCCGAATGGCCGATGGGGCATGCGGATGGGGGATTCGGCCGTCATTGACCTGATGACTTATGACGGATTGCGCTGCGCTTTCCATGATGTTCCCATGGCGGTTCACGGTTCGGTGGTTGCTGCCGAGTACGGAATTGGCAGGGAAGAGCAGGATGCCTGGGCCCTTCGCTCCCATCAACGGGCGATTGCAGC
The DNA window shown above is from Effusibacillus lacus and carries:
- a CDS encoding lysine 5,6-aminomutase subunit alpha; its protein translation is MNKLNLDPEQVGRARSLAARIAGCVTDFIGTKTTVAVERTVLRLFGLDGVDEDGIPLPNIVVDRVKEHSRLAEGVTKPFVNAMLQTGRTVQETGEAVAKGDLRLFDLPWLPEQNIREKGAELARAALERIRRNRERRNELIGKYGERPQPFLYVIVATGNIYEDVVQARAAARQGADIIAVIRSTGQSLLDYVPYGPTTEGFGGTFATQANFQIMRQALDDIGEELGRYIRLCNYCSGLCMPEIAAMGALERLDVMLNDALYGILFRDINMQRTLVDQNFSRMINAYAGVIINTGEDNYLTTADAVQAAHTVLASQLINEQLALRSGLKEEQMGLGHAFEMNPELEDGFLLELAQAQLAREVFPKAPLKYMPPTKHMTGNIFRGHVQDALFNMVGIMTGQGIQLLGMMSEAIHTPLIHERHLAIEAARYIFRNARHLHDEIEFKPDGIIARRARQVLADATGLLREIESIGLFESLEQGKFADVKRTVAGGKGLTGVVDRSERYYNPVEQLLREELGLGRGASV
- a CDS encoding OAM dimerization domain-containing protein — protein: MKVDLARIRPYGDTLDDGMVQLSFSLPLPYGDVAKEAARQLLFKMGFDEPQVVHAQDIGEGFTFFVLFGKCRHTIDSTTVEVVKTSAKRMNFKEINEFIKTRIGRKIVVIGACTGTDAHTVGIDAIMNMKGYAGEYGLERYPMIDAFNLGAQVDNEVLLAKAMELKADAILVSQVVTQKDVHLPNLTRLVDLLEAEGLRSRIVLVCGGPRISHQLALELGYDAGFGPGTLAPDVASFIVQELVERLRKTS
- a CDS encoding heterodisulfide reductase-related iron-sulfur binding cluster codes for the protein MEGVEMVRILLFLAVAAGSVYLFWTALYRKYQYLMLGQAESRPEGQDERIRSVFRDVLGQAKVLAEPAGLGHFFIFWGFIVLSFGTLEFVAHHIFGGHLPLIGTTNWFVFSHELFSMLVLVAILIAAGRRFFIRPMRLDQTAEAYVILGLIGGLVITDLIVMGLEVALTGKDPGWVSPVASFLGGLFAGGNETVLKVFEEIFVWAHLAILFGFLIFIPRSKHLHMIAAGINTYFRRLTPNGRLRKLDLSDESVEEFGVGRIDQFTWKQLLDGYACTECGRCHVNCPATLSGKPLSPKYLILKMRDHLTEVGDRFLAQKMAASTGTGVNVELAAASTAEAEELPMLMGNVYSEDEIWACTTCRACEEMCPVYNEHVDKIMDLRRWMVLTEGKANAEINRAFQNLERQSNEWGQNRNTRADWAKDLNVRTMAEVDGEVEYLYYVGSACSFDPRNQKIARSFVNLLNKAGVDFAILGKEEESDGDSARRLGNEFLFQALAEANVEIFKAYNVKKIVTTDPHAYNTFKNEYPDFGLEGVEVIHGTELLAKLIDEGKLKPSKEVNEIITYHDSCYLGRYNEIYTAPRYILDQIPGVRVVEMERNRERGMCCGAGGGSFWKEELKGTDRINVMRTEQAMETGCTMIGTACPFCMTMMIDGTKAKGVEDNIATYDVVELLDMATA